Proteins from a genomic interval of Fusobacterium russii ATCC 25533:
- a CDS encoding thiamine-binding protein: MKEINASIAIQVLPDVKNNDELIKVVDEVISYIKSRNLKTHVGPFETTIEGNYQELMEIIKECQLIAIKAGASGLMSYIKINYRPKGDLLSIDKKISKYS, from the coding sequence ATGAAAGAAATTAATGCCAGTATAGCCATACAGGTTTTACCAGATGTTAAAAATAATGATGAACTTATTAAAGTTGTAGATGAAGTTATATCATATATAAAAAGTAGAAACCTAAAAACCCATGTTGGACCTTTTGAAACAACTATAGAAGGAAATTATCAAGAATTGATGGAGATAATTAAAGAATGTCAATTGATAGCGATAAAAGCCGGAGCATCTGGACTTATGTCCTATATTAAAATAAATTATAGACCAAAGGGAGATTTATTAAGTATAGATAAGAAAATTTCAAAATATTCATAA
- a CDS encoding metal ABC transporter solute-binding protein, Zn/Mn family produces MLSMLMLFLIACGKKAENKSLDKIKVTTTLNYFVNLVEEIGKDKVEVLGLMNEGEDPHLYVATAGDVEKLQNADLIVYGGLHLEGKMEDIFNKLSDKNILNLGEQLDKSKLTMEDENTYDPHVWFNTEFWGIQAKAVADKLSSMQPENKEFFEANLKAYLEELAVATEYVKNRIAEIPEESRYLITAHDAFGYFADQFGLKVKAIQGVSTDSEIGTKEIEDLASFIVEKNIKAIFVESSVNHRSIEALQEAVKSKGKNVVIGGELYSDSMGDKENNTETYIKTLKANVDIIADALK; encoded by the coding sequence ATGTTATCAATGTTAATGCTATTTTTAATAGCTTGTGGAAAGAAAGCTGAAAATAAAAGTTTAGATAAAATCAAAGTAACAACAACTTTAAATTACTTTGTAAACTTAGTTGAAGAAATTGGAAAAGACAAGGTAGAAGTATTAGGTCTTATGAATGAGGGAGAAGATCCTCACCTATATGTAGCAACTGCAGGCGATGTTGAGAAATTGCAAAATGCAGACCTGATTGTTTATGGTGGTTTACATTTGGAAGGAAAAATGGAAGATATATTTAATAAATTATCTGATAAAAATATTTTAAATTTAGGAGAGCAGCTAGATAAGTCTAAATTGACTATGGAAGATGAAAATACTTATGACCCTCATGTTTGGTTTAACACTGAATTTTGGGGTATACAAGCCAAAGCTGTTGCTGATAAATTATCTTCTATGCAACCGGAAAATAAAGAATTTTTTGAAGCTAATTTAAAAGCTTATTTGGAAGAGTTGGCAGTGGCGACAGAGTATGTAAAAAATAGAATAGCTGAAATTCCAGAAGAATCAAGATATTTAATTACAGCACATGATGCTTTCGGATATTTTGCAGATCAATTTGGATTAAAGGTAAAAGCTATACAAGGTGTTTCTACTGACTCAGAAATAGGTACAAAGGAAATAGAAGATTTAGCAAGTTTCATAGTTGAAAAGAATATAAAAGCTATATTTGTAGAATCTTCAGTAAATCATAGAAGTATAGAAGCTCTTCAAGAAGCTGTAAAATCAAAAGGAAAAAATGTTGTTATAGGTGGAGAATTATATTCAGACTCTATGGGAGATAAGGAAAACAATACAGAGACATATATAAAAACATTAAAAGCAAATGTTGATATAATAGCGGACGCTTTAAAATAA
- a CDS encoding cold shock domain-containing protein codes for MKGTVKWFNKEKGFGFITGEDGKDVFAHFSQIQKEGFKELFEGQEVEFEITEGQKGPQASNIVVTK; via the coding sequence ATGAAAGGTACTGTAAAATGGTTTAATAAGGAAAAAGGGTTTGGATTTATTACTGGTGAAGATGGAAAAGATGTTTTCGCTCACTTCTCTCAAATTCAAAAAGAAGGATTCAAAGAATTATTTGAAGGACAAGAAGTAGAATTTGAAATAACTGAAGGTCAAAAAGGACCTCAAGCTTCAAATATAGTTGTTACAAAATAA
- a CDS encoding fructose bisphosphate aldolase, translated as MNEKLEKMRNGKGFIAALDQSGGSTPKALKLYGVNENEYSNEAEMFELIHKMRTRIIKSPAFNQEKILGAILFEQTMDSKIDGKYTADFLWEEKKVLPFLKIDKGLNELDADGVQTMKDNPGLADLLKRANERHIFGTKMRSVIKKASPEGIARVVKQQFEVAAQIVAAGLVPIIEPEVDINNVDKVECEKILRDEIRKHLNALPESSNVMLKLTLPTVENFYEEFTKHPRVVRVVALSGGYSREKANDILSKNKGVIASFSRALTEGLSAQQTDAEFDKTIGKTIEGIYEASIS; from the coding sequence ATGAACGAAAAATTAGAAAAGATGAGAAACGGAAAAGGATTTATAGCTGCATTAGACCAAAGCGGTGGAAGTACTCCAAAAGCTTTAAAATTATATGGAGTAAATGAAAATGAATATTCTAATGAAGCTGAAATGTTTGAATTAATACATAAAATGAGAACAAGAATAATTAAAAGCCCAGCATTCAATCAAGAAAAAATATTAGGGGCAATTCTATTTGAACAAACAATGGATAGTAAAATTGATGGCAAATACACTGCAGATTTTTTATGGGAAGAAAAAAAAGTACTTCCTTTCTTAAAAATAGACAAAGGTTTAAATGAACTAGATGCAGATGGTGTTCAAACAATGAAAGATAATCCAGGACTTGCAGATTTGTTAAAAAGAGCTAATGAAAGACATATCTTTGGAACAAAAATGCGTTCTGTAATAAAAAAAGCTTCTCCAGAAGGAATAGCAAGAGTTGTTAAACAACAATTTGAAGTTGCAGCTCAAATAGTTGCAGCCGGTTTAGTACCAATAATTGAACCAGAAGTAGATATAAATAATGTTGATAAAGTTGAATGTGAAAAAATACTAAGAGATGAAATTAGAAAGCATTTAAATGCTTTACCAGAAAGTTCTAATGTAATGTTAAAGCTTACTTTACCAACAGTTGAAAATTTCTATGAAGAATTTACAAAACATCCAAGAGTGGTTAGAGTTGTAGCACTATCAGGAGGATATTCAAGAGAAAAGGCAAATGATATTCTATCTAAAAACAAGGGAGTAATAGCAAGTTTCTCAAGAGCTTTAACAGAAGGTTTATCTGCTCAACAAACTGATGCAGAATTTGATAAAACAATAGGAAAAACTATTGAAGGAATTTATGAAGCATCTATAAGTTAA